The following proteins are co-located in the Enoplosus armatus isolate fEnoArm2 chromosome 8, fEnoArm2.hap1, whole genome shotgun sequence genome:
- the her3 gene encoding hairy-related 3 — protein MVATTDVEKSKPITGNKVSKPLMEKKRRARINKCLDQLKYLLESYYSSSIRKRKLEKADILELTVKHLRNLQKIQSCTPAASEFSDYQAGFRSCLTNVNQYLLMADNLSGSDRWMLSQLSSKLCRSRGREEVFSTTDSGLGQDEAVQDEARRLLPSAAGPEERETAQSKALKPHTQSPSSPGEDARRSPGAKQAVLVAAPTQNTREKSSRHKKFHSVSHMNEVANSQHSVWRPW, from the exons atggtGGCCACGACAGACGTAGAAAAGTCCAAACCTATCACTGGAAACAAG GTGTCCAAACCACTCATGGAAAAGAAACGAAGAGCTCGCATAAACAAGTGTTTGGACCAGTTAAAATATCTTCTGGAGAGCTACTACAGCAGTAGT ATTCGAAAGCGCAAACTGGAAAAGGCCGACATCTTGGAGCTCACTGTGAAACATCTAAGGAACCTCCAAAAGATCCAGAGCT GCACGCCCGCTGCTTCGGAGTTTTCTGATTACCAAGCTGGCTTCCGCAGTTGCCTCACAAACGTCAACCAATATTTGTTGATGGCAGACAACTTGAGCGGGAGCGACCGCTGGATGTTATCGCAGCTCTCCAGTAAACTCTGCCGCTCTCGGGGACGGGAGGAGGtcttcagcaccacggacagcggCCTGGGCCAAGACGAGGCAGTGCAGGATGAGGCGCGGAGGCTTCTTCCGTCGGCAGCTGgacctgaggagagagaaacgGCCCAATCTAAAGCTCTGAAACCCCACACCCAGTCTCCCTCTTCACCGGGCGAAGACGCACGGCGGTCACCTGGAGCCAAACAGGCTGTCCTTGTTGCGGCGCCCACACAAAACACTCGTGAAAAAAGCTCCAGGCACAAGAAGTTTCACTCAGTCAGCCACATGAATGAAGTTGCGAACAGTCAGCACAGCGTCTGGCGGCCTTGGTAG